The Deltaproteobacteria bacterium genome contains a region encoding:
- the ccmA gene encoding heme ABC exporter ATP-binding protein CcmA yields MTVPAIDARGLSKTFGGVPALRRVDFRLEPGEAVALFGPNGAGKSTLLRLCATLLRPSAGSVKIFANDGRDGAAAIRRRIGFLSHQSFLYPDLTPIENLLFYARLFAVPDAVRRVDALLDQVGLIGWANRPVRTLSRGLEQRCALARALLHEPDLLMLDEPFTGLDVDASATLRAVLSAAHARGAAVLMTTHDISQGLAICHRAIILARGALVWDGAVSADDGDAFERTFLAAIHPRPHAAAA; encoded by the coding sequence ATGACGGTGCCGGCGATCGACGCGCGCGGCTTGAGCAAAACCTTCGGCGGCGTGCCGGCGCTGCGGCGCGTGGATTTTCGGCTCGAACCTGGTGAAGCCGTCGCGCTGTTCGGTCCCAACGGAGCGGGCAAGTCGACGCTGCTGCGCCTGTGCGCGACGCTGCTTCGGCCATCGGCGGGGTCGGTGAAGATCTTCGCAAACGATGGGCGTGATGGCGCCGCGGCGATCCGGCGTCGCATAGGGTTTCTGTCGCACCAGAGTTTCCTCTACCCCGATCTGACGCCCATCGAGAACCTGCTCTTCTACGCGCGCCTGTTTGCCGTACCCGACGCGGTGCGTCGCGTCGACGCGCTGTTGGATCAGGTGGGCTTGATCGGCTGGGCCAACCGGCCCGTGCGCACGCTGTCGCGTGGCCTCGAACAACGCTGCGCGCTGGCGCGCGCGCTGCTGCACGAACCCGATCTGCTCATGCTCGACGAGCCGTTCACCGGGCTCGATGTCGATGCCAGCGCAACACTGCGCGCGGTGCTCAGCGCCGCCCATGCCCGCGGTGCTGCGGTATTGATGACCACTCACGACATCAGTCAGGGCCTCGCGATCTGTCACCGGGCTATCATCCTCGCGCGCGGCGCGTTGGTGTGGGACGGGGCGGTGTCGGCCGATGATGGGGACGCGTTCGAACGCACCTTTCTCGCCGCTATTCATCCGCGGCCGCACGCGGCCGCCGCGTGA